In Pseudoalteromonas xiamenensis, the following are encoded in one genomic region:
- a CDS encoding mechanosensitive ion channel family protein codes for MESAQNTNDWQSILAGSYEHLVYQIVSYLPQVTAVLVLLLIGWLVAWLFSKVTAGFLAFTNRAAIGFSQKLHSDKPFQLRPNHMQLISRVVFWLTMMFFFAAAASSLGLDFFSGWFASLFGYLPKLIAGVLIIIGGYLAGNVISVMARASAQSIGFSRVDTAARVAKLIVLFTAVVIGVEQLGINIQFVTHLVIVLTGVMCFGIALAFGLGSRDLIANTVAARQVLRHCRVNDQIEIAGLSGKLTEITGTMVVIETEKGRTLIPASVFLQQPCSAQAASVNESAQ; via the coding sequence ATGGAAAGTGCTCAAAATACCAATGATTGGCAAAGTATTCTGGCGGGTAGCTATGAACACCTTGTTTATCAAATTGTTAGCTACTTGCCGCAAGTGACCGCGGTGCTTGTGCTGTTGTTAATCGGATGGCTGGTGGCATGGTTATTCAGTAAAGTGACAGCAGGCTTCCTTGCGTTTACCAATCGTGCAGCGATTGGATTTAGCCAAAAGCTCCATTCTGATAAGCCGTTTCAGCTTCGACCCAATCACATGCAGCTCATCAGCCGGGTGGTTTTTTGGCTTACGATGATGTTCTTTTTCGCGGCAGCAGCCTCGTCACTCGGGTTGGATTTCTTTAGCGGGTGGTTCGCGTCGTTGTTTGGTTATTTACCTAAACTCATTGCTGGTGTGCTTATCATTATTGGCGGCTATTTAGCCGGAAACGTGATTAGTGTTATGGCGCGTGCGAGTGCACAATCCATTGGCTTCTCGCGAGTGGATACGGCTGCACGTGTTGCAAAACTTATTGTGCTCTTTACCGCCGTAGTTATTGGTGTTGAACAACTGGGTATCAATATTCAGTTTGTGACGCATTTGGTCATTGTGCTCACAGGGGTGATGTGTTTTGGGATTGCGCTTGCGTTTGGCTTAGGCAGCCGAGATTTAATCGCCAACACAGTAGCAGCGCGCCAAGTACTTCGCCATTGCCGAGTTAACGACCAAATTGAAATTGCAGGACTGTCCGGTAAGTTAACGGAAATTACCGGAACGATGGTCGTGATTGAAACCGAAAAAGGGCGCACACTTATCCCAGCGAGTGTTTTCCTTCAACAGCCTTGTTCGGCGCAAGCCGCTTCAGTTAACGAATCTGCACAATAG
- a CDS encoding YbaN family protein, producing the protein MKFLFTKRFWLHIAGIAFVGLGFLGMALPVMPTTVFFIFALVCFTRSSPEFAQRLLDHPKYGPSLRLWQDHRVIPMKGKCMAGTGMLLGFVILCFSSAPLWVIFMVGGIELAVLYYICTRPSKVPSHCVLKRPVG; encoded by the coding sequence ATGAAATTTTTATTTACTAAACGTTTTTGGCTTCATATTGCAGGCATTGCTTTTGTCGGACTGGGGTTTCTCGGGATGGCACTTCCTGTGATGCCCACAACCGTATTTTTCATTTTTGCCTTAGTCTGTTTCACTCGTTCGTCACCCGAATTCGCCCAGCGCTTATTGGATCACCCTAAATACGGTCCATCTCTACGGTTATGGCAAGATCACCGTGTTATTCCCATGAAAGGTAAGTGCATGGCGGGTACAGGCATGCTGCTTGGGTTTGTGATTTTATGCTTTTCGAGCGCGCCTCTTTGGGTCATTTTCATGGTGGGTGGCATTGAATTAGCGGTGCTCTACTACATTTGTACGCGCCCTTCTAAAGTGCCTTCTCACTGTGTCCTTAAAAGACCAGTCGGTTGA
- the deoC gene encoding deoxyribose-phosphate aldolase, whose amino-acid sequence MALNTLSDHDAALIALRCMDLTSLNENDTNDQISQLCAQTNQKAGHVAAVCVYPQFVQLAKQTLDNRVLVATVTNFPHGNPDVDSAVRETADAVKAGADEVDVVFPYRALLSGDEQIGFELVSACKQACGEHALLKVIIESGELQTPEAIQKASEISIRAGADFIKTSTGKVSINATLDAAEIMLKAIHVSGKPVGFKAAGGVRTVAEARKYIELALHIMGADWVSPATFRFGASGLLHDVLQVLGAAQQSATTQAGY is encoded by the coding sequence ATGGCCTTAAACACTTTATCAGATCATGATGCGGCGCTGATTGCGTTACGTTGCATGGATTTAACGTCGTTAAATGAGAACGATACAAACGATCAAATTTCGCAATTGTGCGCGCAAACTAACCAAAAAGCAGGGCATGTCGCTGCGGTATGTGTGTATCCGCAATTTGTTCAACTCGCAAAGCAAACCCTAGATAACAGGGTACTTGTTGCGACGGTCACCAATTTCCCACATGGCAATCCGGATGTCGACAGTGCGGTTCGTGAGACTGCAGACGCGGTAAAAGCCGGTGCGGACGAAGTAGATGTGGTCTTTCCCTACCGTGCGCTTTTAAGTGGCGATGAGCAAATTGGCTTTGAACTAGTGTCTGCTTGCAAGCAAGCGTGCGGTGAGCATGCTCTATTGAAAGTGATCATCGAATCGGGTGAGTTGCAAACCCCTGAAGCCATCCAAAAAGCCAGTGAAATTTCGATTCGCGCAGGTGCAGATTTCATTAAAACCAGTACGGGAAAAGTGTCAATCAATGCGACCTTGGACGCGGCTGAAATTATGTTGAAGGCAATTCACGTCAGCGGTAAACCGGTCGGTTTTAAAGCCGCGGGTGGTGTGAGAACGGTGGCCGAAGCCCGCAAATACATTGAACTCGCTCTGCACATCATGGGAGCAGATTGGGTATCGCCTGCCACCTTCCGTTTTGGTGCGTCAGGGCTATTGCACGACGTACTGCAAGTGCTTGGTGCGGCTCAACAGAGCGCCACCACACAAGCGGGGTACTAA
- a CDS encoding ArnT family glycosyltransferase: protein MEGAALEKSGINISANYTVPMLLVLLLAHIMVEYFHNLALFYDEAYYHFWSTQLDFGYYSKPPMIAWLIAATTSIFGHAEWAVRLSSALLYFCTALVIRQIAMRLWQRTDVADCAAILFFTAPLIGFNSLFVTTDAPLLFFWSVAVWSFVEALKTRKWIYWVSLGVTLGLGMLSKYTMCVLMIGLFAYIGLDKAERKSENTLGLLLAVLIAFVLFLPNLLWNAAHDFISFQHTAEISKLNQSLLHPLRWLEFTAGQVFAFGPVAFWVLTVWVWRQKLSATTLLLMCVTFPMLLAMMVQALLSHANANWAAPTYVGGSLLAAYWLVERGKFAVLKAAMLVNVLLIGLFYSYPQIQSALDIEPTKKNTPYQRVSGWRELVLAIPEQPQDMIYLSDSRALLSYVHFYRSDFTQGSGIQVRSFNPSGIIKDHYQLNYPLTARYNEHYLFLSETPKALHGCFQQVQALEPVSVDVYPTLTRKLYLYQVSGFNGYDGC from the coding sequence GTGGAAGGTGCTGCGCTAGAAAAATCAGGGATAAATATAAGTGCAAATTACACAGTGCCAATGCTTTTGGTTCTGCTTCTCGCGCATATTATGGTCGAGTACTTTCACAACTTAGCGTTGTTTTACGACGAAGCGTACTATCATTTCTGGTCGACTCAACTTGATTTTGGGTATTACTCTAAGCCCCCAATGATTGCATGGCTTATTGCCGCAACGACGTCCATATTCGGCCATGCAGAATGGGCCGTTAGATTGAGTTCCGCCCTCTTGTATTTTTGCACGGCGCTGGTGATTCGGCAGATTGCAATGCGCCTTTGGCAACGCACAGACGTTGCAGACTGTGCCGCAATCCTCTTTTTTACAGCCCCTTTAATTGGCTTTAATAGCCTATTTGTTACCACGGATGCACCATTACTGTTTTTTTGGAGCGTTGCTGTGTGGAGTTTTGTTGAAGCGTTAAAAACGAGAAAATGGATCTATTGGGTGAGTCTGGGTGTCACGTTGGGTCTAGGCATGTTGTCGAAATACACGATGTGCGTTTTGATGATTGGGTTGTTTGCCTATATCGGACTAGACAAGGCTGAGCGTAAGAGCGAAAACACGTTAGGTTTGCTCTTGGCTGTTCTCATTGCGTTTGTCCTATTTTTACCTAATCTACTGTGGAACGCAGCCCACGATTTTATTAGTTTCCAACACACCGCTGAGATTTCAAAGCTCAACCAATCGTTATTGCATCCATTGCGATGGTTAGAATTTACCGCTGGCCAAGTTTTTGCGTTTGGCCCCGTTGCGTTCTGGGTTTTAACGGTGTGGGTGTGGCGACAAAAACTCTCCGCAACGACGTTGCTGCTGATGTGCGTCACCTTTCCGATGCTACTTGCGATGATGGTACAAGCGCTGCTTTCTCACGCGAACGCAAATTGGGCGGCACCGACGTATGTTGGAGGGAGTTTACTTGCCGCTTATTGGTTGGTGGAGCGTGGTAAATTCGCCGTGCTCAAGGCGGCCATGCTCGTCAATGTGCTGCTTATTGGGCTGTTCTATAGTTACCCTCAAATTCAAAGCGCGTTAGATATTGAACCCACCAAAAAAAATACGCCCTATCAACGGGTGAGCGGGTGGCGAGAGTTGGTGTTGGCGATACCTGAGCAACCTCAAGACATGATCTACCTGAGTGATTCGCGAGCGTTATTGTCGTATGTCCATTTTTATCGCAGTGATTTTACCCAAGGTTCGGGAATTCAAGTGCGTAGTTTTAATCCGTCTGGGATCATCAAGGATCACTACCAACTGAATTACCCTCTGACCGCACGATACAACGAGCATTATCTGTTCTTAAGTGAAACACCAAAAGCATTGCACGGTTGTTTTCAACAGGTGCAAGCGCTAGAGCCTGTGAGCGTTGATGTTTATCCCACGCTCACTCGGAAATTGTATTTATATCAAGTATCAGGGTTCAATGGTTATGATGGGTGCTAA
- a CDS encoding fatty acid desaturase family protein: protein MNEQNLMAFAKDLDDIKASTLAKVGQTDADYIRRVVRRQRYFEWSGRLLLVAGFWTPWLWAIGVILLALAKIIDNMEIGHNVMHGQYDWMNDKQLNSKTYEWDIACDGQSWNRVHNFEHHTYTNIIGKDRDFGYGLLRLSNDFRWRVKNLWQFVTYLLLSVLFQWGVSYHELAAERVFMGKKKANRDGKVSHEELKRRFFSKGARQLVKDYVLFPLLAGPAWLWVLGGNLVANLLRNLWTSTIIFCGHFTEAVQTFKEADCVNESQGQWYFRQALGSSNLQGKHWFHVLTGHLSCQIEHHLFPDMPSSRYQEVAPQVQAVFAKYDVPYNTGPFWRQYGSVLKRILRYSLP, encoded by the coding sequence ATGAACGAACAGAACTTAATGGCTTTTGCCAAAGATCTTGATGACATCAAGGCCTCGACGTTAGCGAAAGTAGGTCAAACGGATGCGGACTACATTCGTCGAGTCGTGCGTCGTCAACGTTATTTCGAATGGAGCGGGCGCTTACTTTTAGTCGCAGGTTTTTGGACGCCTTGGTTGTGGGCGATAGGCGTTATTTTGCTTGCTCTGGCTAAAATTATCGACAACATGGAAATCGGTCATAACGTAATGCATGGGCAATACGATTGGATGAACGACAAACAGCTTAATTCGAAAACCTACGAATGGGACATTGCGTGTGACGGGCAAAGCTGGAATCGCGTACATAATTTTGAGCATCACACCTACACCAACATCATAGGTAAAGACCGAGATTTCGGTTATGGCTTACTGCGCTTATCGAACGATTTTCGTTGGCGCGTGAAGAACCTGTGGCAGTTTGTGACTTACCTTTTATTGAGCGTGTTGTTTCAATGGGGGGTGTCCTATCACGAACTGGCCGCTGAGCGTGTTTTTATGGGGAAGAAAAAAGCCAATCGCGATGGCAAAGTGTCGCATGAAGAGCTTAAGCGACGTTTTTTCAGCAAAGGAGCAAGACAGTTAGTCAAAGATTATGTGCTCTTTCCCCTATTAGCAGGACCTGCATGGCTTTGGGTATTAGGCGGGAATTTGGTGGCGAATTTACTGCGCAACTTGTGGACTTCAACCATCATCTTTTGCGGTCATTTTACTGAGGCTGTGCAAACCTTCAAAGAAGCGGATTGCGTAAATGAATCACAGGGTCAATGGTATTTTCGACAGGCATTGGGGTCATCGAACTTGCAAGGTAAGCATTGGTTTCACGTGTTAACAGGACACCTCAGTTGCCAAATCGAGCACCATCTGTTCCCAGACATGCCTTCGTCACGGTATCAAGAAGTTGCACCTCAAGTGCAAGCCGTGTTTGCAAAATATGATGTCCCCTACAATACAGGCCCTTTTTGGCGTCAGTACGGGTCGGTATTAAAACGTATTTTGCGTTACTCATTACCATAA
- a CDS encoding magnesium transporter MgtE N-terminal domain-containing protein, giving the protein MSSLSLKLAQHFLQEEPAGAARRLELQSPEVAVELLKTLPLDAAIKVLKVTHPSFAAELFMHIDDVEATRWLDALNTTDIAAIFRHLDEPCFAQKLALLSLKKQTLCKLLVSYPEYTVGAWIDASTLVLDEKMSVEEVFLRLRKRRYQGSERLFVLNAERKLVGHVSLYDVLRLSPHESIAATMRMQNEALSGVTELAAALQSPLWKQTDCVAVVNRTGEFIGVLQHHRLRAALTRFQRDNEQTFDTPDLVDAYTRSIASLFELVMPSTGQGAKS; this is encoded by the coding sequence ATGTCTTCATTGTCATTGAAACTTGCACAGCATTTTTTGCAAGAAGAACCAGCGGGGGCGGCGCGGCGGTTGGAACTACAATCGCCTGAAGTCGCGGTTGAGCTCCTCAAAACCCTACCATTGGATGCCGCGATTAAAGTGCTGAAGGTAACGCACCCCAGTTTTGCCGCGGAGTTGTTTATGCACATCGACGATGTTGAGGCAACGCGTTGGCTCGATGCGTTAAATACCACAGACATTGCCGCCATTTTTCGGCATTTAGACGAACCTTGTTTTGCGCAAAAACTGGCGCTTTTATCGCTCAAAAAACAAACCTTGTGCAAATTGCTGGTGAGTTACCCTGAATACACGGTTGGCGCTTGGATTGACGCTTCGACGTTGGTTTTAGATGAAAAAATGAGTGTTGAAGAGGTATTCCTGCGACTTAGAAAACGCCGTTACCAAGGCAGTGAACGTTTGTTTGTGTTGAATGCGGAGCGCAAGTTGGTCGGTCATGTTTCGTTGTATGATGTACTTAGGTTATCACCCCATGAATCGATTGCGGCGACCATGCGCATGCAAAACGAAGCCCTAAGCGGTGTGACCGAATTGGCAGCGGCACTGCAATCGCCACTGTGGAAGCAAACGGACTGTGTTGCCGTTGTGAATCGGACTGGCGAGTTTATCGGCGTACTTCAACATCATCGCTTACGAGCCGCGCTCACTCGTTTTCAACGAGATAATGAACAAACGTTTGATACGCCCGATTTAGTAGATGCCTATACACGTTCAATCGCGAGCTTGTTTGAGTTAGTCATGCCTTCAACAGGACAAGGAGCCAAATCATGA
- a CDS encoding magnesium transporter has translation MQAFYGDLTVRDALSQLKNQSRPVADVIYVLNSAREVVGEITLNILVASVSTQTLVNLASPVKARLNVMDHKDSVIELFEGLRCRTLPVFDAHMQLVGQVRFFDVYQSTKEELASDMQTMVGASKDEKALSSSWFAVKKRLPWLQINLLTAFAAAAVVGAFEGLIAQVTALAILLPVAAGQSGNAGAQALAVTMRGLTLREISTRQWYQVMIKEMFVGLMNGAAIAVTCGLGVYLWSQSLGLAAVIALAMVSSLVIAGSSGAIVPIALKKFGLDPAQSSSIVLTTITDIAGFMSFLGIALLLSDFLPKG, from the coding sequence GTGCAGGCATTTTATGGCGATTTGACCGTGCGTGATGCGCTTTCTCAGCTCAAAAACCAAAGTCGGCCAGTGGCGGATGTGATCTACGTGCTCAACAGCGCTCGAGAAGTTGTTGGCGAGATCACGCTGAACATATTGGTTGCCAGTGTGTCGACGCAAACACTCGTTAATCTTGCCAGCCCAGTGAAAGCACGGTTGAACGTCATGGATCATAAAGACAGTGTTATTGAGCTATTTGAAGGTTTACGTTGCAGAACGCTCCCTGTGTTCGATGCGCATATGCAATTGGTTGGGCAAGTTCGCTTTTTCGATGTGTACCAATCCACCAAAGAAGAACTCGCGAGTGACATGCAGACAATGGTGGGGGCGAGTAAAGATGAGAAAGCTTTGTCGAGTAGCTGGTTTGCGGTAAAAAAACGTTTACCTTGGCTGCAAATTAACTTGCTCACCGCCTTTGCGGCGGCGGCCGTAGTCGGCGCGTTTGAAGGGTTGATTGCACAGGTCACGGCGCTGGCTATTTTGTTGCCCGTTGCAGCGGGTCAATCGGGCAATGCGGGTGCGCAAGCACTTGCGGTAACGATGCGCGGTTTAACGTTGCGTGAGATTTCCACAAGACAGTGGTATCAAGTGATGATCAAAGAAATGTTTGTGGGCTTGATGAATGGTGCAGCCATCGCAGTCACGTGTGGACTTGGCGTGTATTTGTGGAGTCAATCTCTGGGCCTTGCAGCAGTGATTGCGCTGGCCATGGTTTCGTCGTTAGTCATCGCTGGCAGTTCAGGAGCGATTGTGCCGATTGCGCTCAAAAAGTTTGGTTTAGATCCTGCGCAATCGTCGTCGATAGTGTTGACTACCATCACAGATATTGCCGGATTTATGTCGTTTCTTGGTATTGCTTTATTGCTATCTGACTTTCTACCAAAAGGATAA
- a CDS encoding phosphatase PAP2 family protein, whose protein sequence is MAETRPHQIEQFSGEKHFTSAFAYSGECRRNCSFVSGHAAIGFYFMLFGWVFGRRRWWQLGVLLGATVGLVRIIQGGHFLSDVVFSFWACYWPFLWLVKGNGYSLGVPTFQPTGLLRTQ, encoded by the coding sequence TTGGCCGAGACTCGACCCCATCAAATTGAACAATTTTCGGGTGAGAAACATTTTACCTCAGCATTTGCTTACTCTGGCGAATGTCGTCGCAATTGTTCTTTTGTCAGCGGACATGCCGCCATTGGATTTTATTTTATGCTATTTGGCTGGGTGTTTGGCCGCCGCCGCTGGTGGCAGCTAGGTGTCTTGCTCGGTGCCACCGTCGGGTTGGTACGCATAATACAGGGTGGTCATTTTTTATCGGATGTCGTGTTTAGCTTTTGGGCGTGTTATTGGCCGTTTCTCTGGTTGGTTAAAGGGAATGGATACTCGTTGGGTGTACCTACTTTTCAACCGACTGGTCTTTTAAGGACACAGTGA
- the deoD gene encoding purine-nucleoside phosphorylase: MATPHIQAEVGAFADTVLLPGDPLRAKFIAETYLTDVTQVNAVRNMLGFTGYYKGKRVSVMGTGMGIPSCALYATELVTHFGVKQLIRVGSCGTVQDDIALGDIVIAMGASTDSKTNRMRFAGHDFAALADFSLLNQVVTTAQQHAIPIRVGNVFSSDLFYTPEPDMFDVIKRMGVLGIEMEAAGLYGVASFYGAKALTLLTVSDHITQDLHASAEARQKSFKQMIELALESA; encoded by the coding sequence ATGGCAACGCCACACATTCAAGCTGAGGTAGGTGCGTTTGCTGATACGGTATTACTGCCAGGCGATCCATTACGTGCCAAGTTTATAGCTGAAACCTATTTAACCGATGTGACGCAAGTGAATGCCGTACGCAACATGCTCGGTTTTACAGGGTATTACAAAGGTAAACGAGTCTCTGTGATGGGGACTGGGATGGGGATCCCAAGTTGCGCACTGTACGCCACGGAGTTGGTGACGCATTTTGGGGTTAAGCAACTTATTCGCGTAGGCAGTTGTGGCACGGTACAGGACGACATCGCCTTGGGAGACATTGTCATTGCGATGGGGGCTTCTACGGACTCTAAAACCAATCGAATGCGTTTTGCTGGACATGATTTTGCGGCGTTAGCCGACTTTTCTTTATTGAATCAGGTGGTGACAACGGCACAACAACACGCGATTCCAATCCGCGTTGGGAATGTGTTTTCGTCAGATCTGTTTTATACGCCTGAACCCGACATGTTTGACGTCATAAAACGCATGGGTGTATTGGGTATTGAAATGGAGGCGGCGGGGTTGTATGGCGTAGCAAGTTTCTATGGTGCCAAAGCACTCACACTGTTAACGGTGTCCGATCATATTACGCAAGATCTGCACGCGAGTGCGGAAGCTCGTCAAAAATCCTTCAAACAAATGATAGAGTTAGCGCTTGAAAGCGCCTAA
- a CDS encoding flavin reductase family protein, translating to MIDTMTKWFLHHQQLAGYLEPIMQRFKPAWRAGFYRAEVACIEPINEKYLELWLAPESTWPIHKAGQHLELTVEMNGQLRTRVFTIASSPEQYRASGLVRLIIRTHELGRFTPHLTTYLASESWCNISAPQGTFLFPQRKMGATLMVAGGSGITPFLAMLSQHLGETCHPVKLIYIARAGEHLAEKELNTLAARYAHFSYFPIGRTDFEPLTHYLNDLDAPVVYCCGPQALMEQVATQSRAANLSYFDEPFGLATQINLAERTEHAVKVAHHQYAVDNQRSLLDQLEQQRVSVRRGCGMGICHQCQCVKKQGLVRDMRTGELSDAGESLIQLCVVQAVTDVEITL from the coding sequence ATGATTGATACAATGACGAAGTGGTTTTTGCACCACCAACAGCTGGCTGGGTATTTAGAGCCTATTATGCAACGGTTTAAGCCTGCGTGGCGTGCAGGATTTTACCGTGCAGAAGTCGCCTGCATTGAACCAATAAATGAAAAATACCTTGAACTTTGGTTAGCACCAGAGTCGACTTGGCCTATTCATAAAGCAGGTCAACACCTTGAGTTAACCGTTGAAATGAATGGTCAACTGCGAACTCGAGTGTTTACCATTGCCAGTTCTCCCGAGCAATATCGTGCATCTGGGTTAGTTCGATTGATTATCAGAACACATGAGTTAGGCCGTTTCACGCCTCACTTAACCACGTATTTAGCCAGTGAAAGTTGGTGCAACATTTCTGCACCTCAAGGGACGTTTCTGTTTCCACAAAGGAAGATGGGGGCGACGCTTATGGTTGCTGGTGGCTCGGGGATCACGCCATTTTTAGCCATGTTGTCACAACATTTGGGGGAAACGTGTCATCCCGTCAAACTTATTTATATTGCTCGTGCAGGCGAACATTTGGCAGAGAAAGAACTCAATACGCTGGCTGCGCGCTATGCGCATTTTTCCTATTTTCCGATCGGGCGTACTGATTTTGAACCACTGACGCACTACCTCAACGATCTCGATGCCCCAGTCGTTTATTGTTGTGGCCCACAAGCTTTAATGGAACAGGTTGCAACGCAGAGTCGCGCAGCAAACCTGTCGTACTTCGATGAACCATTTGGTTTGGCAACGCAGATCAATCTGGCTGAGCGCACCGAACACGCGGTGAAAGTCGCTCATCATCAGTATGCCGTGGATAATCAACGCTCGTTGCTTGATCAATTAGAACAACAACGTGTCTCGGTAAGACGAGGTTGTGGTATGGGAATTTGTCATCAATGTCAGTGTGTTAAGAAGCAAGGTTTAGTTCGAGACATGCGTACCGGTGAGTTATCGGATGCCGGTGAATCGTTAATTCAATTGTGTGTTGTGCAAGCAGTGACGGATGTGGAGATTACGTTATGA
- the katG gene encoding catalase/peroxidase HPI: protein MDKHNTNSSGKCPFMHGGNTRLGGSGTKNVDWWPNQLNLRILHQNDTKANPLGETFNYAEAFNSLDYAAVKQDLANVMTDSKSWWPADYGHYGPFMIRMAWHTAGTYRTGDGRGGASTGNQRFAPLNSWPDNANLDKARRLLWPVKQKYGNRLSWADLFILAGNVALETMGLKTFGFGGGREDIWEPEEDVYWGAESTWLDNERYSGERDLDNPLAAVQMGLIYVNPEGPDGNPDPLASAKDIRETFARMAMNDEETVALTAGGHTFGKCHGAGDAALVGPEPEAAPLEEMGFGWTSKHGKGHGRDTITSGIEGSWTPNPTQWDNGYFEVLFGYEWKLAKSPAGAQQWVPIDLKPEHHAPDVEDASKRVGIMMTTADMAMREDPIYREISLRFLNNPDQFADAFARAWFKLTHRDMGPKVRYLGPEVPAEELIWQDPVPARDFDLIDAHDIKALKQAILNTGIAPHALIYTAWSSASTFRGSDSRGGANGARVRLAPQNTWEVNQPNQLAQVLAALEKVQTQFNQAQVSNKRVSLADLIVLAGAAAIEQAAQLGGINLEVPFTAGRTDATAEQTDAESFSVLEPIADGFRNYQKQQYTFSAEELLLDKAQLLGLTAPEMTVLVGGLRALNANYNAESLGVLTPRPGVLSNDFFVNLLDMDTKWFAKDDAQQTFDGRCIHSGKIKWTASRVDLVFGSNSQLRALSEVYGASDANERFAHDFVRAWNKVMNADRFDV, encoded by the coding sequence ATGGATAAACACAATACAAATTCGAGTGGAAAATGTCCCTTTATGCACGGCGGCAACACGCGTCTAGGCGGGTCGGGTACCAAAAATGTCGATTGGTGGCCAAATCAACTGAATCTTCGCATTCTTCATCAAAATGACACGAAGGCAAACCCACTAGGCGAGACATTCAACTACGCAGAAGCGTTTAATTCTCTTGATTATGCGGCGGTAAAACAAGACTTAGCCAACGTCATGACTGATTCAAAATCTTGGTGGCCTGCTGATTATGGTCACTATGGTCCGTTCATGATCCGCATGGCGTGGCATACTGCAGGGACCTATCGAACAGGCGATGGTCGAGGTGGTGCATCGACAGGTAATCAACGCTTCGCGCCTCTTAATAGCTGGCCAGATAACGCGAATTTAGACAAAGCTCGTCGTTTACTGTGGCCTGTAAAACAAAAATATGGCAATCGATTATCATGGGCTGATTTGTTTATTCTTGCCGGAAACGTAGCCCTTGAAACTATGGGCTTAAAGACATTCGGGTTTGGTGGTGGTCGAGAAGACATTTGGGAACCAGAAGAGGACGTTTATTGGGGTGCAGAATCCACATGGCTTGATAACGAGCGTTACAGCGGTGAACGTGACTTAGATAATCCTCTCGCTGCGGTACAAATGGGTCTCATCTATGTAAACCCTGAAGGGCCTGATGGCAACCCAGATCCGCTCGCCTCGGCGAAAGACATTCGTGAAACCTTTGCCCGTATGGCGATGAACGACGAAGAAACCGTTGCCTTGACGGCTGGCGGCCATACGTTTGGTAAATGCCACGGTGCAGGCGATGCTGCGCTCGTTGGGCCAGAACCAGAAGCTGCGCCGTTGGAAGAAATGGGCTTTGGCTGGACAAGCAAGCACGGAAAAGGGCATGGCAGAGACACGATCACCAGTGGCATTGAAGGGTCTTGGACACCGAATCCAACCCAATGGGACAATGGTTACTTTGAGGTGCTATTTGGCTACGAATGGAAACTCGCAAAGAGCCCTGCAGGCGCACAACAATGGGTTCCTATCGATCTGAAACCAGAACATCACGCACCAGACGTTGAAGACGCGTCCAAACGCGTTGGGATCATGATGACGACAGCCGATATGGCCATGCGTGAGGACCCTATTTATCGCGAAATTTCTTTACGGTTCTTGAACAACCCAGATCAATTCGCCGATGCCTTTGCGCGCGCGTGGTTTAAACTGACTCACCGCGACATGGGACCAAAAGTACGTTACTTAGGCCCTGAAGTACCCGCTGAGGAGCTGATTTGGCAAGATCCAGTACCTGCTCGAGACTTCGATTTAATCGATGCACACGACATTAAGGCGCTGAAGCAAGCCATACTCAACACCGGTATTGCACCTCACGCCTTGATCTACACTGCTTGGTCGTCCGCTTCAACCTTCCGAGGTTCAGACAGTCGAGGCGGTGCAAACGGCGCTCGTGTTCGACTTGCACCACAAAATACGTGGGAAGTGAATCAGCCAAACCAACTAGCTCAAGTGTTGGCGGCGCTCGAAAAAGTACAAACGCAATTTAACCAAGCCCAAGTAAGCAACAAACGCGTGTCTCTTGCGGATCTGATTGTACTCGCTGGCGCGGCGGCGATTGAACAAGCAGCCCAGTTAGGTGGTATTAATCTCGAAGTCCCGTTTACAGCAGGCCGCACCGATGCAACGGCTGAGCAAACGGACGCAGAATCGTTTTCGGTTCTTGAACCCATCGCGGATGGATTCCGTAACTATCAAAAACAACAGTACACGTTCTCTGCCGAAGAATTGCTGTTAGATAAAGCACAACTGTTAGGACTTACAGCTCCCGAAATGACCGTACTTGTAGGTGGTTTACGCGCACTCAACGCCAATTATAACGCGGAGAGTTTAGGGGTACTAACTCCACGTCCTGGCGTTTTGAGTAATGACTTCTTTGTGAATTTATTAGACATGGATACGAAATGGTTTGCCAAAGATGACGCGCAACAAACTTTTGATGGTCGCTGCATTCACTCGGGCAAAATCAAATGGACGGCTTCTCGCGTCGACCTCGTGTTTGGCTCAAACTCACAGTTGCGCGCATTGAGTGAAGTGTATGGCGCAAGCGACGCAAACGAACGTTTTGCTCATGACTTCGTGCGAGCTTGGAACAAAGTAATGAACGCCGATCGTTTCGACGTTTAG